In Gemmatimonadaceae bacterium, one DNA window encodes the following:
- the recD gene encoding exodeoxyribonuclease V subunit alpha, producing the protein MSTVVELLQPPTALEVTAIDRTFARMLVRRLAPARDAAREAARIDINAVRSLDPLLYHTALLVSTERAQGNSCVALEAWAGHTVAEEESALPFTFPSLDDWVGALTVSGACDVAGAPPRPDPLERAPFVLDGTRLYLARFAAAEARVATQIRQRVAQAASAAPPTALFDRLFPATATDGQRQAAAAALAQPLVFITGGPGTGKTTMAAKLLALLLEQDPTRRIALAAPTGRAAARLGESMNAAVQRERLPDAVAERLPRTGVTLHRLLGYRPWNDRFTHSAAWPLVDDVIVVDEASMVDVLLMDALLAAVRPEARLIVLGDPDQLASVDTGFVLGDIVRAAGEAHAPAPLRAAIAPLTVSYRFGQRPGIGTLATAARTGDAEGMLQALAPGAFDHVSWRGQRGSSLSALLEPVRAPLEVYLASRSPAEALAALGRFRVLCALRDGDAGVQGLNATVERWLQRRGVAVNGWYHHRPVLITQNDPATQLFNGDVGTTVVVDGEPLVYFEGPHGPRAIAPARLPAHETAWAMTVHKSQGSEFDHVLVVLPDVDTRLLTRELLYTAITRARQSVHVVGSETTLRLMLSRSVARSSGLVERLQR; encoded by the coding sequence ATGAGCACCGTTGTGGAGCTGCTACAGCCGCCGACCGCGCTCGAGGTGACCGCCATCGATCGCACCTTTGCACGCATGCTCGTTCGCCGGCTCGCGCCAGCGCGTGATGCGGCCCGCGAAGCGGCCCGTATCGATATCAACGCGGTGCGTTCGCTCGACCCGTTGCTGTATCACACGGCCCTGCTCGTGAGTACGGAGCGGGCGCAGGGCAACAGCTGCGTGGCACTCGAGGCCTGGGCGGGGCACACCGTGGCGGAGGAGGAGTCGGCGCTGCCGTTCACGTTTCCGTCGCTCGACGACTGGGTCGGTGCGCTGACCGTGAGTGGTGCCTGCGACGTGGCCGGTGCGCCCCCGCGTCCCGATCCGCTCGAACGCGCCCCGTTTGTACTCGATGGTACGCGCCTCTACCTCGCCCGCTTCGCCGCGGCCGAAGCGCGCGTGGCCACACAGATTCGCCAGCGGGTCGCGCAGGCCGCCTCGGCCGCGCCGCCCACCGCGCTCTTCGATCGGCTGTTCCCCGCCACGGCCACGGATGGTCAGCGCCAGGCTGCCGCGGCAGCGCTGGCCCAACCGCTCGTCTTCATCACGGGCGGGCCGGGAACCGGGAAGACCACCATGGCGGCGAAGCTGCTCGCGCTGCTGCTCGAACAGGACCCCACCCGACGCATCGCGTTGGCTGCGCCCACCGGCCGCGCGGCCGCGCGCCTTGGCGAATCGATGAACGCGGCCGTGCAGCGGGAACGGCTGCCCGATGCCGTCGCCGAGCGGTTGCCGCGCACCGGGGTGACGTTGCATCGGCTGCTCGGCTATCGCCCGTGGAACGATCGCTTCACCCACTCGGCCGCGTGGCCGCTGGTGGACGACGTGATCGTCGTGGACGAGGCGAGCATGGTGGACGTCCTGCTCATGGATGCGCTCCTGGCCGCCGTTCGCCCGGAGGCGCGGCTCATTGTGCTCGGCGATCCGGATCAGTTGGCGAGCGTGGACACTGGCTTTGTGCTCGGGGATATCGTGCGTGCCGCCGGTGAGGCGCATGCGCCAGCACCGTTGCGGGCCGCGATCGCGCCGCTCACGGTGTCGTATCGCTTTGGGCAGCGCCCCGGCATTGGGACGCTGGCCACTGCGGCCCGCACCGGTGATGCCGAGGGGATGCTGCAGGCGCTCGCGCCGGGCGCGTTTGATCATGTCAGCTGGCGGGGGCAACGCGGCAGCAGCCTCAGCGCGCTGCTCGAGCCGGTGCGCGCCCCGCTCGAGGTGTATCTCGCCAGCCGGTCGCCGGCGGAGGCGTTGGCGGCGCTCGGGCGCTTTCGGGTGCTCTGTGCGCTCCGTGATGGCGATGCCGGGGTGCAGGGGCTCAATGCGACGGTCGAGCGCTGGCTGCAGCGTCGCGGCGTGGCCGTGAACGGCTGGTACCATCACCGGCCGGTGCTCATCACCCAGAATGATCCGGCCACGCAACTCTTCAATGGCGACGTGGGCACCACCGTCGTGGTGGATGGCGAGCCGTTGGTGTACTTCGAGGGACCGCATGGGCCCCGGGCCATCGCGCCGGCGCGCCTTCCCGCGCACGAGACGGCATGGGCCATGACCGTGCACAAGTCGCAGGGCTCCGAGTTTGACCACGTGCTCGTCGTGCTCCCCGACGTGGACACGCGCCTGCTCACGCGGGAGCTGCTCTACACGGCGATCACGCGCGCGCGGCAGAGCGTGCACGTGGTCGGCAGCGAAACGACGCTGCGGCTCATGCTGAGCCGCAGCGTCGCGCGGAGTTCGGGGTTGGTGGAGCGGCTCCAGCGCTAG
- a CDS encoding UvrD-helicase domain-containing protein, with protein sequence MSSKAKPQPFNVVTAPFEPGLSLVEASAGTGKTFSLALSMVRLLLEGSATEPVVSGIGRILVVTFTNAATDELINRIRRVLRTAVDVYSGMPMDEHDGTVKFLREMAANKPWAEARMRAALAAVDTLSVFTIHGFAKRVLDEFALESGTPFGAALLENEDDLVREALHDWWRRTFYETPHLAQLAVAADLRPDSFLGDYRTWMNWPGATLAPDLTFSAFEAQLLEAVRAFAEAWKPEAFAERALALTWNKGAPCADAAQIEALDAAVQRARRLRVGDPALWREIVPLIEPLTAEALTAKATKRSAVQKAQAATIPDWPECAAAKHVVEVALRQVAALRADCLRTVREVVAAEKARRQVIGFGDLLERLHGVLDAQGPTGLLATTVRAQFDAAMIDEFQDTDARQFRIFTTIFADRPLFLIGDPKQAIYGFRGADVRAYLTAASLTPETRRYSLQRNFRSTRDMVESVNALFLKRKNPFMQHGIGYPPAVAEKDYPLPAALPGGHALELTWLEPGDDGRAYTGGEAERVSLVTCVNDIVGLLHDGWKPRHIAVLVRTGYEGRAVEALLREANVPAVVSGMDDVFHSHEMDELHRLLQAIATPRHAPLVRAALATDLWGARHEDIARLLAPEAEAEWEQTLNAFTRWRDRWARDGLMAMLQACFTEQRVFKRLLPLTDGDRRVTNLRHAMELLHTASVERQLHIDGVLRWLAAERLADHTEADATELRLETDADAVQIVTIHKSKGLEYDIVFCPTLWNARLTSKAPVVVQEADGTVFEHGSASLAARVAVANAARLAEDLRLLYVALTRARFRTYATWGPVVKGNAKERDACLKADGSIHSALGYLLLVDELVDTLPPADVPAHAAAALLDGMTSMPAHLKALAKGSRGRIVVRAVQGAVGGARWEPPQPAIPTLAARTLPTDLAPARRFRTFALTSYTALASGRSSDTVADLAEDVARDLDAPLPSAATIAVTSAALRALPRGDFRAFPAGAREGTVLHRLFETSGFTDTSAQLRPRAARLLQWHHLAESDADERIDAVVEMMTAVYRAPFTAGAQTVRLADVLPTRARHEWQFTLPVANAQAPLSARAIADAFRRAQDPALQRYADAVAALPMRLVFGFLQGFVDLVFEHDGRWWIVDWKSNRLPLAPQSYAPEALFEVMAAHHYLLQAHLYLVAVHRYLRTRLPNYHAAQHLGGVAYAFLRGFGPDASATGHGWFTMPADLAVIEALDAALGNGDALAVTP encoded by the coding sequence ATGAGCTCCAAGGCCAAGCCGCAGCCGTTCAACGTCGTCACCGCACCGTTCGAGCCCGGACTCTCGCTCGTGGAGGCGAGTGCCGGGACCGGCAAGACGTTCAGCCTGGCGCTCAGCATGGTGCGCCTGCTGCTCGAAGGGTCCGCCACCGAGCCGGTCGTGAGCGGCATCGGCCGCATTCTCGTGGTCACCTTCACCAATGCGGCCACCGATGAGCTGATCAACCGCATTCGTCGCGTGCTGCGCACCGCGGTCGATGTGTACAGCGGCATGCCGATGGATGAGCACGACGGCACCGTCAAGTTCCTGCGCGAGATGGCCGCCAACAAGCCGTGGGCGGAAGCGCGCATGCGTGCCGCCTTGGCGGCGGTGGACACGCTGTCGGTGTTCACCATCCACGGCTTCGCGAAGCGCGTCCTCGATGAATTCGCGTTGGAAAGCGGGACGCCCTTTGGCGCCGCGCTGCTCGAGAACGAAGACGACCTCGTGCGTGAAGCCCTGCACGACTGGTGGCGGCGGACCTTCTACGAGACGCCGCACCTCGCGCAGCTCGCCGTCGCTGCCGACCTGCGCCCGGACAGCTTCCTCGGCGACTATCGCACCTGGATGAACTGGCCCGGGGCCACGCTGGCGCCGGATCTCACGTTCAGTGCGTTCGAAGCACAGCTGCTCGAGGCGGTGCGCGCCTTCGCGGAGGCGTGGAAGCCGGAGGCGTTCGCCGAACGCGCGCTCGCCCTCACGTGGAACAAGGGGGCGCCCTGCGCCGACGCGGCGCAGATCGAGGCCCTCGATGCCGCCGTGCAGCGCGCCCGTCGTTTGCGCGTGGGCGATCCGGCGTTGTGGCGCGAGATCGTCCCGCTCATCGAACCGCTCACCGCCGAGGCGCTTACCGCCAAGGCCACCAAGCGCAGCGCTGTCCAGAAGGCGCAGGCTGCCACGATTCCCGACTGGCCCGAGTGCGCCGCCGCGAAGCACGTGGTCGAGGTCGCACTGCGGCAGGTCGCCGCGCTGCGCGCCGACTGTCTGCGCACGGTCCGCGAGGTGGTCGCGGCGGAGAAAGCGCGTCGGCAGGTGATCGGGTTTGGAGATCTGCTCGAGCGCCTGCATGGCGTCCTCGACGCGCAGGGGCCGACCGGCCTGCTGGCCACCACGGTGCGCGCCCAGTTCGACGCCGCCATGATCGACGAGTTTCAGGATACCGACGCGCGGCAGTTCCGGATCTTCACCACGATCTTTGCCGATCGCCCGCTGTTTCTCATCGGGGATCCCAAGCAGGCGATCTACGGGTTCCGTGGTGCCGACGTGCGAGCGTATCTGACGGCGGCCTCGCTCACGCCCGAGACGCGCCGGTATTCGCTGCAGCGTAACTTTCGCAGTACCCGTGACATGGTGGAGTCGGTCAATGCGCTCTTCCTCAAGCGCAAAAATCCCTTCATGCAGCACGGGATCGGCTACCCGCCGGCGGTGGCCGAGAAGGACTACCCGCTGCCCGCCGCGCTCCCCGGTGGGCACGCGTTGGAGCTGACCTGGCTCGAGCCCGGCGATGACGGACGCGCCTACACCGGGGGCGAGGCCGAACGTGTCAGCCTCGTCACCTGCGTCAACGACATCGTCGGACTGCTCCACGACGGATGGAAGCCCCGGCACATCGCTGTTCTCGTGCGCACCGGCTACGAAGGGCGCGCCGTGGAGGCGCTGCTGCGCGAGGCGAACGTGCCGGCCGTGGTGTCGGGCATGGACGATGTCTTCCACTCGCACGAGATGGACGAGTTGCATCGCCTGCTGCAGGCCATCGCCACCCCGCGGCACGCCCCACTCGTCCGCGCGGCGCTGGCCACCGATCTGTGGGGGGCGCGGCACGAGGACATCGCCCGACTGCTGGCACCGGAGGCCGAGGCCGAGTGGGAACAGACCCTCAACGCCTTCACGCGCTGGCGTGACCGCTGGGCGCGGGACGGACTCATGGCGATGCTGCAGGCCTGCTTCACCGAACAGCGGGTCTTCAAGCGGCTGCTCCCGCTCACCGACGGTGATCGCCGCGTCACCAATCTGCGCCACGCCATGGAACTGCTGCACACGGCGTCGGTGGAGCGGCAGCTGCACATCGACGGCGTGCTGCGCTGGCTGGCCGCAGAGCGTCTCGCCGATCACACTGAGGCCGACGCCACCGAGTTGCGCCTGGAGACGGATGCCGACGCCGTGCAGATCGTCACCATTCACAAGAGCAAAGGGCTCGAATACGACATCGTCTTCTGCCCGACGCTCTGGAATGCCCGCCTCACGAGCAAGGCGCCGGTCGTGGTGCAGGAAGCTGATGGGACGGTCTTCGAGCATGGCTCGGCATCGCTCGCCGCGCGGGTGGCGGTGGCGAATGCCGCCCGCCTCGCCGAGGATCTGCGACTGCTCTATGTCGCGCTGACGCGGGCTCGCTTCCGCACGTACGCCACGTGGGGGCCCGTCGTGAAGGGGAATGCCAAGGAGCGCGACGCCTGTCTCAAGGCCGATGGCAGCATTCACTCGGCGCTCGGCTACTTGCTGCTCGTCGATGAACTCGTCGATACGCTGCCGCCGGCCGACGTGCCGGCGCACGCGGCGGCGGCGCTGCTCGATGGCATGACCTCCATGCCCGCGCATCTCAAGGCGCTCGCCAAGGGGAGTCGCGGGCGGATCGTGGTGCGTGCCGTGCAGGGCGCGGTGGGCGGAGCCCGATGGGAGCCGCCGCAGCCGGCGATCCCCACACTCGCCGCGCGGACCTTGCCCACCGATCTCGCGCCGGCCAGGCGCTTTCGGACCTTTGCGCTCACGAGCTATACGGCACTCGCCAGTGGCCGCAGCAGCGATACGGTGGCCGATCTTGCCGAAGATGTCGCGCGTGATCTGGATGCCCCGCTGCCATCGGCGGCCACGATCGCGGTGACCAGTGCCGCGCTGCGCGCGCTGCCGCGTGGCGATTTTCGCGCCTTCCCGGCCGGGGCGCGCGAAGGCACCGTCTTGCACCGCCTGTTCGAAACGTCCGGCTTCACCGACACCTCGGCGCAGCTGCGCCCGCGGGCCGCGCGTCTGCTGCAATGGCATCACCTCGCCGAGAGCGATGCCGATGAGCGCATCGATGCGGTGGTGGAGATGATGACGGCGGTGTACCGCGCTCCATTCACCGCCGGCGCCCAGACCGTGCGTCTGGCCGATGTCCTCCCCACGCGCGCGCGCCACGAATGGCAGTTCACCCTGCCGGTGGCCAATGCGCAGGCCCCGCTGTCGGCGCGCGCCATCGCTGACGCCTTCCGACGCGCGCAGGATCCGGCGCTGCAGCGCTACGCGGATGCCGTGGCGGCCCTGCCGATGCGCCTCGTCTTCGGCTTTCTGCAGGGCTTTGTGGACCTGGTCTTCGAACACGATGGCCGCTGGTGGATCGTGGACTGGAAGTCGAACCGGTTGCCGCTGGCGCCGCAGAGTTATGCGCCGGAGGCGCTCTTCGAGGTGATGGCGGCGCACCATTATCTACTGCAGGCGCATCTCTATCTCGTCGCGGTGCATCGCTATCTGCGCACACGGCTGCCGAACTACCACGCGGCGCAGCACCTCGGCGGTGTGGCCTACGCGTTCTTGCGCGGCTTCGGTCCCGACGCGAGCGCCACCGGACACGGGTGGTTCACGATGCCGGCCGACCTCGCCGTCATCGAGGCGCTGGACGCGGCGCTTGGCAATGGCGATGCCCTGGCGGTGACGCCATGA
- a CDS encoding exodeoxyribonuclease V subunit gamma, giving the protein MVANAAQFRVITGSSPRQLLARLDADQSAAALGPFDEETIVVQSLGMERWVRQQLAMRRGAAASLDLPFPAAFCRRLATLLQQAQHGVALDPRFDEQALTWRITALLDDRSELNDAAFAPLATYLAGADAAKRYALARRIASRFDEYRLYRPELLLAWEAGRDDGPDSPHVAWQAALWRRLTNGETPAHFARWFTDTLAFLERTVAPPASLPPRVAVFGVSTLPPLFVRLLQALARFVPVTCYVLTPSAAGWQSEAPRDALEDAFGGTSRELLAALTQHGAPVEHLDAPAAQTPTLLAQLQQALRDPHASRWAAAVKRAIDPTDRSLLVHDCHSPVRELEVLRDQLLDAFAADPTLRPHDVLVMVPDVERYAPLAAIVFGDPHGRATPGDTERIAIPYRLADRALGRDASAAQALAMLLDLVGSRLTASAVLDLLTLPPVQRAAGIAPSQLDQITAWVQAAAIRWGRDGLDRGSHALPSLEDFTWRQGLDRLLAGYATGRIDALVEGVLPIAGDTIGDVELLGAFVDWVDGLFSRLEALRAPRPLAAWSALLQEILVWLVRPDGPGEQGAYDRVQRELVQLARTAGDQLGEAAGRAVPFEVARRWLGTALSGDQHDTGFLTGGLTLCAMKPMRAIPFRVIAMLGLDDRAFPRRERRAAFDCIELAPRPGDRNPKADDRQLFLDTLLCAESRLILSWVGHSQQNNAEIAPSVVLSELLDHLDTTFTGAREHVLVSHALQPFNPVYFTGADVRRFSFDERWARSLAAAHTRQAPPPFWGGASAPTPSLADAAGQPLVVTLDALMDVWCNPARFHCVQVLQLRVPGAGDAVEDAEPVRVAGLEKYAIQQTMLERAWAHTVHGADTPLLSRADDARLTVAAGQLPPGSLGPLWYDRLRDEFEGFWEPLQPLTVLDPLAVRVDGPAWCLVGQLDGQTPSGQRRLRAARVGVKDRVQGWIAHCAYAAMGGTGPTHLSGLKDDTGFAPISADDAVRILSGLIAAYRHVHLAPLPYFPEAGAVYGAKANMALAIDAFERRSEWRPADVDDPHVALLWKGRAPLTDAAAAFIGWCEALWVPLLEAETAYKQGAKGGTRA; this is encoded by the coding sequence ATGGTCGCGAATGCTGCGCAATTTCGAGTCATTACCGGGAGCTCCCCCCGCCAGCTGCTGGCGCGGTTGGATGCGGATCAGTCCGCTGCCGCACTCGGGCCGTTCGACGAGGAAACGATCGTCGTCCAGAGCCTGGGGATGGAGCGGTGGGTGCGCCAACAGCTCGCTATGCGCCGCGGGGCGGCGGCATCGCTCGATCTGCCGTTTCCCGCCGCGTTCTGTCGCCGGCTGGCCACGCTGCTGCAGCAGGCGCAGCACGGTGTCGCGCTCGATCCGCGCTTTGACGAACAAGCGTTGACCTGGCGCATCACCGCCCTGCTCGATGACCGTAGCGAACTCAACGACGCGGCGTTTGCGCCGCTCGCGACCTATCTCGCCGGCGCCGATGCCGCCAAGCGCTACGCGCTCGCGCGGCGCATCGCCTCGCGCTTCGACGAGTACCGGCTCTACCGGCCTGAGCTGCTGCTGGCGTGGGAGGCCGGACGCGACGACGGGCCGGACTCGCCGCACGTGGCATGGCAGGCGGCCCTGTGGCGGCGGCTCACGAACGGCGAAACGCCGGCGCACTTCGCGCGCTGGTTCACCGACACGCTCGCCTTCCTCGAACGTACCGTCGCGCCACCCGCGTCACTGCCACCGCGTGTGGCGGTGTTTGGGGTCTCCACGCTGCCGCCGCTCTTCGTGCGATTGCTGCAGGCACTCGCGCGCTTCGTGCCGGTCACCTGCTACGTGCTCACGCCGTCCGCGGCCGGTTGGCAGAGCGAGGCGCCGCGCGACGCGCTGGAGGACGCGTTCGGTGGCACGTCACGGGAACTGCTCGCGGCGCTCACGCAGCACGGCGCGCCGGTGGAGCACCTCGACGCTCCTGCGGCGCAGACCCCGACCCTGCTGGCACAGCTGCAGCAGGCGCTGCGCGATCCCCACGCCTCCAGATGGGCCGCCGCGGTGAAGCGCGCGATCGACCCTACCGATCGCTCGTTGCTGGTGCACGACTGTCATTCGCCCGTGCGCGAGCTCGAAGTGCTCCGCGATCAGCTGCTTGATGCCTTCGCCGCCGATCCCACGCTGCGGCCGCACGATGTGCTGGTGATGGTCCCCGATGTGGAGCGCTACGCACCGCTGGCCGCCATCGTGTTCGGCGATCCGCACGGACGCGCCACGCCCGGTGACACCGAGCGCATCGCGATTCCGTATCGACTGGCCGATCGCGCCCTCGGCCGCGATGCGAGCGCCGCGCAGGCGCTCGCGATGCTGCTCGACCTCGTGGGCTCGCGCCTGACGGCGAGTGCCGTGCTCGATCTGCTGACGCTGCCACCGGTGCAGCGGGCCGCGGGCATTGCGCCGTCGCAACTCGACCAGATCACCGCGTGGGTCCAGGCCGCGGCGATCCGATGGGGGCGCGATGGCCTCGACCGAGGGTCGCACGCGCTCCCCTCCCTCGAAGACTTCACCTGGCGCCAGGGGCTCGATCGCCTGCTGGCCGGCTACGCCACCGGCCGCATCGACGCGCTCGTGGAGGGGGTGCTTCCCATCGCCGGCGACACGATCGGCGATGTGGAGCTGCTCGGTGCCTTCGTCGATTGGGTGGATGGCCTCTTCTCGCGTCTCGAGGCGCTGCGCGCTCCGCGTCCGCTCGCCGCGTGGAGTGCCCTGCTGCAGGAGATCCTGGTGTGGTTGGTGCGCCCCGATGGCCCCGGCGAGCAGGGCGCCTACGATCGGGTGCAGCGCGAACTGGTGCAACTCGCGCGCACGGCCGGCGATCAACTGGGCGAGGCGGCCGGTCGCGCGGTGCCCTTCGAGGTCGCGCGTCGCTGGCTGGGCACGGCGCTCAGCGGTGATCAGCATGACACCGGCTTCCTCACCGGCGGTCTGACGCTCTGCGCCATGAAGCCGATGCGCGCGATCCCCTTCCGGGTGATTGCGATGCTGGGACTTGATGACCGGGCCTTCCCGCGGCGGGAGCGTCGCGCCGCCTTCGATTGCATCGAGCTCGCCCCGCGCCCCGGCGATCGCAATCCCAAGGCCGACGATCGCCAGCTGTTCCTCGATACGCTGCTCTGCGCCGAGTCGCGGCTTATCCTGAGTTGGGTGGGGCATTCCCAGCAGAACAACGCCGAGATCGCGCCGAGCGTGGTGCTGTCGGAGCTGCTCGATCACCTCGATACCACGTTCACCGGCGCGCGCGAGCACGTCCTCGTGTCGCACGCGTTGCAACCGTTCAATCCGGTGTACTTCACCGGCGCCGACGTGCGCCGCTTCAGCTTTGACGAGCGCTGGGCGCGGAGCCTCGCGGCCGCACACACCCGACAGGCTCCACCGCCCTTCTGGGGTGGCGCGTCGGCCCCGACCCCGTCGCTGGCGGATGCGGCAGGCCAGCCACTCGTGGTGACGCTCGACGCACTGATGGACGTCTGGTGTAACCCCGCGCGCTTTCACTGCGTGCAGGTGCTGCAGCTGCGCGTCCCCGGCGCCGGTGACGCGGTGGAGGACGCCGAACCGGTCCGCGTGGCCGGTCTCGAGAAATACGCCATTCAGCAGACGATGCTGGAGCGGGCCTGGGCGCACACGGTGCACGGGGCGGACACGCCGCTTCTGTCACGCGCGGACGATGCCCGCCTGACGGTGGCCGCCGGACAGTTGCCCCCGGGGTCGCTCGGGCCACTCTGGTACGACCGCCTGCGCGACGAATTCGAAGGCTTCTGGGAGCCGTTGCAGCCACTCACGGTGCTCGATCCACTTGCCGTCCGTGTGGACGGCCCAGCGTGGTGCCTCGTGGGGCAGCTCGACGGACAGACGCCCAGCGGTCAACGTCGGCTTCGTGCGGCGCGCGTGGGCGTGAAAGACCGCGTGCAGGGGTGGATTGCCCATTGCGCCTACGCCGCCATGGGCGGCACCGGCCCAACCCATCTCTCGGGGCTCAAGGATGACACCGGCTTTGCCCCCATCAGCGCCGACGACGCCGTGCGCATCCTCTCCGGACTCATCGCCGCGTATCGCCACGTCCACTTGGCCCCGCTGCCGTACTTCCCGGAAGCCGGCGCGGTCTACGGCGCCAAGGCGAACATGGCGCTCGCGATCGATGCCTTCGAGCGGCGGAGTGAGTGGCGGCCGGCCGATGTTGATGATCCGCATGTCGCGCTGCTGTGGAAGGGGCGCGCACCGCTGACCGACGCCGCCGCGGCCTTCATCGGCTGGTGTGAGGCGCTGTGGGTGCCCCTGCTCGAAGCCGAAACGGCGTATAAGCAGGGCGCCAAGGGAGGTACGCGCGCATGA
- a CDS encoding zinc ribbon domain-containing protein codes for MVRAKRQSPWWPLLRGVVLFALIAFFVELVPYLPSYGGYVRSIVGVIACIVVGRWAIRWMQAYLARRAADEQRNEAERRQSLRSEDALKRMALKVCPGCERPLAADKDNGSGMPTNFCVHCGMKLYDTCTGCGSRTNAFFTFCAVCGTGRTAATA; via the coding sequence ATGGTGCGCGCCAAGCGGCAGAGCCCGTGGTGGCCACTGCTGCGTGGTGTGGTGCTCTTCGCGCTCATCGCATTCTTCGTGGAGCTGGTGCCATACCTGCCCAGCTATGGCGGCTACGTCCGCTCCATCGTAGGCGTCATTGCCTGCATCGTGGTCGGGCGCTGGGCGATTCGCTGGATGCAGGCGTACCTCGCCCGGCGCGCGGCTGACGAGCAGCGCAATGAAGCCGAACGGCGCCAATCACTGCGCAGTGAAGACGCGCTCAAGCGCATGGCGCTCAAGGTGTGCCCGGGGTGCGAGCGCCCGCTCGCCGCAGACAAGGACAACGGCTCGGGGATGCCCACCAACTTCTGCGTCCACTGCGGCATGAAGCTCTACGACACCTGCACCGGCTGCGGCTCGCGCACGAACGCGTTCTTCACCTTCTGCGCGGTGTGCGGCACGGGGCGGACGGCCGCGACCGCCTAG
- a CDS encoding Zn-dependent hydrolase codes for MAAAAAWPVIAPAVAPLASHVAARRARAPLHVNAARLNGWLAQFDRIGRTATGINRVAYSEADLAGRAFTANLFKESGLAMRLDALGNMIARVPGSVNGLAPLLIGSHVDSVTDGGNYDGPVGSFSAIEVARTLAEQKIRLRHPLDVVVWQNEEGGTVGSKGYIGELTDADLAKTARSGKTVREGIGIIGGDVARLPEAVKKPGDVAGYIELHIEQGGLLEKASKQIGVVQGIVGLRWFEVTITGFANHAGATPMDQRQDAMLAAAKFTVAVHDAITSEAGRQVATVGRVNVSPNTTNVIPGQVVLTVDLRDLDQAKIDRFDARFKQLAKEIGASTNTTFAFSVLTNSKPALSDERFMGFIEQSATALGASYQRMPSGAGHDAQEIAHIAPMAMIFIPSVGGISHSPKEFSRPEDIARGADVLLNAVISADAALK; via the coding sequence ATGGCCGCCGCGGCCGCCTGGCCGGTGATCGCGCCCGCCGTGGCGCCGCTGGCGTCGCACGTTGCGGCGCGTCGCGCACGCGCCCCGCTGCATGTGAATGCCGCACGTCTCAACGGCTGGCTGGCCCAGTTCGACCGCATCGGACGCACGGCGACCGGCATCAATCGGGTGGCGTACTCGGAGGCCGATCTCGCCGGCCGCGCCTTTACCGCGAATCTGTTCAAGGAGAGCGGGCTCGCGATGCGTCTCGACGCGCTGGGGAACATGATCGCGCGCGTGCCCGGGAGCGTGAATGGGTTGGCGCCGCTGCTCATCGGCTCCCATGTGGACTCGGTGACCGACGGGGGCAACTACGACGGGCCGGTCGGCTCGTTCTCGGCGATCGAGGTGGCGCGGACGCTCGCCGAGCAGAAGATCCGGCTGCGGCACCCGCTCGATGTGGTGGTGTGGCAGAACGAGGAAGGCGGCACCGTCGGGAGCAAGGGCTACATCGGAGAACTCACCGACGCCGATCTCGCCAAGACGGCGCGCAGCGGCAAGACCGTGCGGGAAGGGATCGGCATCATCGGCGGGGATGTGGCGCGCCTGCCGGAGGCGGTGAAGAAGCCGGGGGATGTGGCGGGGTACATCGAGCTCCACATCGAACAGGGTGGGCTCCTCGAGAAGGCCTCAAAGCAGATCGGGGTGGTGCAGGGGATCGTGGGGCTGCGCTGGTTCGAGGTCACCATCACCGGGTTCGCGAACCACGCCGGCGCGACGCCGATGGATCAGCGGCAGGACGCGATGCTGGCCGCGGCCAAGTTCACGGTCGCGGTGCATGATGCGATCACAAGCGAAGCCGGCCGGCAGGTGGCGACGGTGGGGCGCGTGAATGTGTCGCCGAACACGACGAACGTCATTCCCGGACAGGTCGTCCTCACGGTGGATCTGCGCGATCTGGACCAGGCGAAGATCGACCGCTTCGATGCGCGCTTCAAGCAGCTGGCCAAGGAGATCGGTGCGTCCACGAACACGACCTTTGCCTTCAGCGTGCTGACCAACTCCAAGCCGGCGCTCAGCGATGAGCGGTTCATGGGGTTCATCGAGCAGAGTGCGACCGCGCTGGGGGCGTCGTATCAGCGCATGCCGAGCGGCGCGGGGCACGATGCGCAGGAGATCGCGCACATCGCGCCGATGGCGATGATCTTCATCCCGAGCGTGGGGGGCATCTCGCATTCGCCCAAGGAGTTCTCCCGCCCCGAGGATATCGCGCGCGGGGCGGACGTGCTGCTGAATGCCGTGATCTCGGCGGATGCGGCGCTGAAGTAG